The Chryseobacterium shigense genome segment GCATTGAATTTAAGATATTTAAATCAATTGAAAATAATTCATCATCGCGTATCAGCTTCGAAAAAAGAATGCTGTAAAAATATTCTAAGAGGCAGATTCCAAACTGTCTTTTTTAAGGCTGCTGATAAAATAGGAGGGGCTTACCCCGGTTTCTTTCTTGAAAATAACCGCAAAAACCTCCCTTGATGAAAACCCGCAGGCTTCAGCCAGGTAGCTGATCTTATATTCCCTGTAAATAGGGTCTTCATAAAGCTTATTGATAATATAACTGATGCGGAGACCGTTGATATAATTATTGTAATTATTCTCCCTGTATTGCTTGATGATTTCAGAAAGATACCTGGTATTGGTACTCAGATCATTGGCAAGGGAAGTAAGGCTCAGGTCCTTTTTGATGAATTTTTGTGATTTCTCAAACTTTTCAAGTTTAACGAGGATCATTTTAACTGTTTCATCGGTAATATTAATGCTTTTCTCAGAAGATATTTCCACCTGCATATCAGCCACAGGAGTATGATTGGCTTTTTTAAGATTATCAATAACAGCTTCGTAACTTTTATGAAGTTTTCTCTGATTTCTTTTCCAGAAAATTATCCCGCCTGCTATAATTAATATAATGAAAACAGAGACAAATACCAGGATCTTCTGAATATTTCCGGAATGTGCTTTTCCCTGTTCATCCATCATTTTTTTTACCGGAGTATTAATGGTTTTCTTTTCTTGGTTTACAAGGCTGTCATTCAGTTTTGTATAAAGATTCATATACTTTTTTGAAGCTTCTTTTTCTCCAAGCTCTACGTAAGATTTGAAATTAACTTCATAAATATCTCTGCGGATATAGGGTATGCTGATTGATTTCTCCAGATGCTCAGCCATTTCTGCATAATGTACTGCCTGGCTGTATTTCTTTTGATCGTAGTACAGCCACGCATATTCATTCAGAATAGTAACTTCCAGATTTTTGCGTACGCCATACTGCTCATTCTGGGATATTTTCAATGCTTTTCCAAAATAATCTTCTGCATCATTAATGCGCTTTGAGGCAACGCTTGTCATTCCCAGGTTCATGTAGGATAGGGCAAGAAGATGATATTTTTTAGACATATAATCTTTGCTACTGCCAATATGAAATGCACTTTCCAGACATTTTTTCTGGTAATATATAACAGAGTCCAAAGGTGCATTCACATGAGCCAAGTATAAGCCTATTCCTGTATAAGTTAACGCCTTCAGGTAGTTTTTCCTGTCTTCCGGCACTACTTTTTCAGATATTTTTAATGCTTTTCTAAATTCTATGATGCTTTCGTTATTGAAGCCCAATTCTGTGTAGGATGAAGCCCTCAGCCTGTAAATATTAGCCAGTTTTGCATCTTCTTTTGCATCCAAAGCAAGTTTTTCGGCTTCTGTACTTAAATCAATTACTTTTTTATGATTCCCGGTGTCAAAATACCTGGCCATAAGCATAGAGCTGCTTTCCAGAATGCCTTTTTGATAATTGGCCTTTTTAGAAGCACGGTAGAGCTTTTCAGAAAGTTCTATTGATTTTGCCGGATTGCCCTTGGACAGTTCTTCGGCGCGGATAATTTCAGAGTCAATTTGTGAATTTGTAAGAGATCCGGAATTCAGCTGGGCATGAAAAAGTCCGAAAATCATACAGAACAGAAGTAAAACGGTATTTTTCATTTTGTGTGTTTTTGAAAAAGCAAATTAAGTACAATATTAACAATTATAACTCAATAATAGCGTTAGTTTTTCAGAATTTATGTTATTAATTAAATTTATCAATAAACTGATCTTAAATAATTTAACTTAAAATTATTGTCTTAAATCCGGATTTTTTCAATCAAATAAAAATAGCCCCAAAATAGAAGTTTATTTTTCAGAAATCATTTTATACTGAATTTTTCCCTGTCTGATCAGGAGTCTAAATCTGTGCATATTTTAAAAGAGCAGATGGTTCATCTACAGCTATAAAACGCATCGATACTGAAGGAAAAATTGTTGGCCATTATCAGTCATCATCCTTCCGGCACTCTGCAAAACTGATTATTTAACCTGACGGATATGGAGGTTTTACCCGACAAGATGGTATATAGTGAAATATTCAGAATTTACAACACCATACATTTTTATATCGCAGGATAAACCTTTAATCTTGTTGTCAGAATCTCACATAATGTTTACATGGAAAAACAAAATCAGGCTTAAAATTCTAAAGCACAAGTATGAAAAGCAATAAACCTGTCAGAATTTCTAATCCCCTCAATTAGGAATTTTGTCCTATTGCTTTTCCTTTGTTCATCACTATTCAATTTCAAAATAAACATTTAGAAACACAAACAATTAAAAAGATTATGGACCTAAAAAACCTTAACATTGGATCAATGATAAAAGAAAAGGTTGCTAAAAGCGGTATAGAAATGTCCCGCATATGTAAATTTTTAAACTGCAAAGAAGAAGATGTCATGAAAATGTATAATTCTTCGGCCTTTGATACAGATGTATTGCTGCGCTGGTCCAAGCTTCTGCAATATGATTTTTTCAGGCTTTACTCCCAGCACCTTATTTTATATTCTCCGCAGTCTTCCATGAATTATGTTCAGAAGAAAAGCATACAGGATTCCTTGCCGGCCTTCCGCAAAAGCCTTTATACTAAAGAAATCATAGAATTTGTTCTGGATAAGATCAGAAAAGGGGAGATGACGAAATCAACTGTAATTTCCGAATATAAAATTCCCAAAAGCACCCTCTACAAATGGCTGCATAAATATAATCTGATAGAACAATAGAACACACAATGGAAAGTATCCCTGATTATAAAAGAATCTATACAGATCTTATCAACGAAAGACATCCTGATAAAATAGAGGCATTTAAAGCCATATTTTCCAAGGAGAATTTCTCTGTATTGGATGTCATTACATGCAGTAACCTTCTTACAGACAATACGGACAAAAGCACCTTTACTTTTAACCAGAAACACCGTTGTTTTGACCAGCAGTCTATCCTTGAAATACTGAATTTCCAAAAGAAATACGGATATAATAATGCACAGCTGGCCCGGCATTTTAAACTAAGCAGAAATACAATTACAAAATGGAAAAAGAAGTTTATCTAGCGCTTGGGATAAAAGTAAAGTAAAACAGACGCAAAAGAGTATAAATAATTATTTATCACTATATTACATAAATTAATTAATGTACTTTTTTCCGAAAACATTACAAACAATATTTCCCATTTTGAAAGAGTTTGTCAATCTTTGTAACCAACAGAGAATGTGAATTTTCAGTTTCATAAAAATTTAAAATGACTGTAAAAAGCATTTTAACCTTAAAAGTTCCATCAAAATAAAACCCCGACATTTAAAAACACAATTCAATGAAAAAAAAATTGCTATTCTTAGCACTTGTATCTTCATCGTTCATTAGCGCACAGATAGGAATTAATACCAGCAAGCCGCTGGGAACCCTACATATAGACGGTGCTAAAGATAATGCAGCTTCAGCCACTCCCGAACAAATCAGTAATGACCTCATTATTACCAATACAGGTTTCATAGGGGCAGGAGTTTCAAATCCAACCGTAAAACTTGATATGCGGTCAGCCGGATTACAAAATGCTGTAGGATTAGGCTCCACCAATATGACAGCCAGTGCAGCAGGAGCAGGTGCCGTGAGATATGAACCTACTCAAGCCAAATTTCAGGTATCTGACGGATCTGTCTGGGAAGCGGCAATTATTCTTCCCACAAAAGCGGTAGTGGTGGCAAGACTAACCAGTCCTGTCTCTATAGGCTACAATTCTGATGTAAATATTACAGGATGGGACGAAGTCAGAGATTTATCCAATAGTTTTGACCCTACAACAGGGATTTTTACAGCACCCAGGGCAGGTGTTTATACGTTTTTGATGACGTATAACTTTGTTTCCGGTTCGGTAGCCAACTCTTCTGAAGTCACCAGCCAGTTTTACAGTCCAAGCGCAGGATCCATCCTTGCCCGTTCTTATAAAACATTTGCAAGGGCCAATGAGGATGCCCAGGTAGGAGGATCAGCTGCTATTACGGTTAATTTAAGTGCCGATCAGACTGTCCGTCCGCAGCTTAACCAAAACATTACAGGATCCGGACCAAGAGCTTTAAGGGCAAATGCAGACTGGACTCATTCGGATGCCGGCTTTAATAACCTGACTATTATCGAAAATTAAAAACACAAAAATGAAAATGAAAAACTTATATAAACTACTGGTCTTTTTCCTGTCGTTCTCTGTACAGGCTCAAACAGGTGTGTTCACCAAAGATCCTATGCAGCCCTTTCACATAGATGGTGCAAAGGATAACACCAGTATACCTCCTTCTGCATCTCAGATCATAAATGATGTAGTAGTTACTTCCGACGGGAAACTGGGAGTAGGGATTTTAAATCCTAAAACAAAAGTAGATGTACGTTCGGGTGATCCCAAAAGTATTATCGGATTAGGCACAAGCACCCAAACGGCTGCTGAAGCCGGCGGTGGCGCAATTCGTTACGGCTCCGGAAATATTATCCAGTATTCCGATGGTGCAGCATGGCATAACCTTCCCATGACCCTGCCTCCGAAAGCATTGGTATTAGCTAATAAAAGTTCTGCGCTTACTCTTAATAACAACGCTACAACTCTGGTAAACGGATGGAATGTAGTAACAGATTCCCAGTCTAATTTCAACGGCACTACTTTCACTGCGCCCAGAAACGGGTTTTATATTGTTTCTTTCAACATCACTTTAGCAGATAGCAATATTGCGCAGAATTCAAGAATAGAAACAATTATTGAAAGTAATAATGCGACCAATAATATTCAGACCTACAGAAGCGTAAACTCGTATCCGGCCTGGGATGTTTCTACTGTCGGTAATATAGTGGGAGGTAACTGTACGGCTATTTTCAATTTATCCGCAGGCAATACCATCCAATTTAAGGTATATCATAATTTTGGAAGCAACAGAGGTATAAATACGGCAAACAGCGGAACCAATAACAGTATCAGTATTTACGAATTATAAAACAGCAAAGATGAAATTAAATAAAAAAAACATACTATTACTGGGCTCCGGAATTCTTTCGAATTTACTGTCAGCCCAAATGGGCATTGGCCTAAATAATCCCAGTTCTGCGAATGCTGTTGAAATCAATACCACAGAAAAAGTCATCATTGATAAAACCGGAAAAATAGGAGCAGGAGTAGCCACCCCAAAAATGGCTATTGACCTTAGAAACGGCGCCAACGGCTCTATGGCAATAGGAATGACGAACCAGACTGCTGCTGAAGCCGGAGCTGGTGCTATGCGTTACAATCCCAACCCTGCTATCGGAGTACAGGGCTATATAGAATATTCTGACGGAACGGTATGGGTTCCTATTTTACCTTACGGAAAGCCAAGAATTGTAGTTATGGCTGAAAAAACAGATAACAATTCCACCGTTTTTGAACCCGGCTTATGGCCTGTAGGGAATTATACGGACGGAATTCCCGGAAGATCTTCTTCTTACCTTACTTCATGGACGGAAAAGCTGGATTCGGATTCCGGGCAGCCGAGAACTAATTTCGATCCTTCTACTGGCGAATTTATCGCTCCAAGATCAGGGGTATACTTTGCTACTTTTACTTTTGCCCTTGCACCAAGCCAGGTTAATACCAGTTTTGGGCAGAACCAGACGGAAGCGATCTGGGAAGTGAGAAACTCTGCCAATTCGGTTATACAAAGGATAAAAACCAATAATGGTTATCCTCAGGATACAGGAAACTCACCCAATGCTGTGATAGTGGGATCTGCCTGTACTGCAAGTTTATATCTGAATGCAGGCGACAAGCTAAGACCTTTTGTATGGATTAATGTATCATGGGATCCTGATAAGCGTCCTCTTCTTAATACGGGAGGTTATAATGTTCTGACCGTTGTTGAACAATAGTCTTCATCTCTTATACTTAAAGATCATCATTTATCAGGAAATCAGAATAGCCTCTCATTCGGGAGGTTATTTATTTTTTTATATTGAGTAATTGGCAATTAATAATTTCTCCAGGCTTCGGAAAAA includes the following:
- a CDS encoding transposase, giving the protein MIKEKVAKSGIEMSRICKFLNCKEEDVMKMYNSSAFDTDVLLRWSKLLQYDFFRLYSQHLILYSPQSSMNYVQKKSIQDSLPAFRKSLYTKEIIEFVLDKIRKGEMTKSTVISEYKIPKSTLYKWLHKYNLIEQ
- a CDS encoding helix-turn-helix domain-containing protein; its protein translation is MESIPDYKRIYTDLINERHPDKIEAFKAIFSKENFSVLDVITCSNLLTDNTDKSTFTFNQKHRCFDQQSILEILNFQKKYGYNNAQLARHFKLSRNTITKWKKKFI
- a CDS encoding tetratricopeptide repeat protein encodes the protein MKNTVLLLFCMIFGLFHAQLNSGSLTNSQIDSEIIRAEELSKGNPAKSIELSEKLYRASKKANYQKGILESSSMLMARYFDTGNHKKVIDLSTEAEKLALDAKEDAKLANIYRLRASSYTELGFNNESIIEFRKALKISEKVVPEDRKNYLKALTYTGIGLYLAHVNAPLDSVIYYQKKCLESAFHIGSSKDYMSKKYHLLALSYMNLGMTSVASKRINDAEDYFGKALKISQNEQYGVRKNLEVTILNEYAWLYYDQKKYSQAVHYAEMAEHLEKSISIPYIRRDIYEVNFKSYVELGEKEASKKYMNLYTKLNDSLVNQEKKTINTPVKKMMDEQGKAHSGNIQKILVFVSVFIILIIAGGIIFWKRNQRKLHKSYEAVIDNLKKANHTPVADMQVEISSEKSINITDETVKMILVKLEKFEKSQKFIKKDLSLTSLANDLSTNTRYLSEIIKQYRENNYNNYINGLRISYIINKLYEDPIYREYKISYLAEACGFSSREVFAVIFKKETGVSPSYFISSLKKDSLESAS